The genomic interval CCAACGATGCTTCCGTCCCTCTGAACTTTCACCATGACCAAGGCCTCCGGTCCAAATCCACCGGACATGATGTCCGGGTAGGACCAGTTACTGCGCACCTTGTTCCATATATTCGTTTTGTATATTTGCAGCCGCAGACCTACGTCGGCCGTTCCCAAGCCTCCATTCCCCTCTTCCCCCTGTTCAGCCCCCTGTTCAGCCCCCTCATCAACGACGGCTTCCGTACGCGACTGCACCTTGGCGGAAATATCTTGTAATGCCTTCTGGAGTTCCTTTTCTCGGGAAACCGTCTGTTTCTCAGCCTTCTGTTTCTCAACCGTCTGTTTCTCAACCTTGGCGCGAGCCTCTTTCTCCTTCTGGAGCTTCTCAACAGCATCGTCCACATTATCGATGGCGGGCGCAGGTTTAACTTTGGCTTTGCTGACATCCTTTGGCTTCAGAATCGGAATAGCCTCCGGCTTATCGACGACGGCGGGTTCCGGAGCGGACGCTACCGCTATCTTGCGAGCCTTGGTCAACGGAACAATTGTCTTTATGGGCTTTTCGGCTGAAGCCTTTGGGCCCGGCAGTTCGCCTTTGAAACCGGCCATGCTCACCAGATCCACAGTATAAGCGGGAGTAAAGGGTTCCCGGCTCGGCTGCAAACCCGGTAGAAACAATATCGAGGCAAACAGAACCACGTGCAGACCGAACGAGAGGGCGATCATCCATTTAAGGATTCGCTCCTTCTCCAGTTCCGGATAGAGTTGAGCAGATAACTTCATTTTTTCTTCGTCGTATACGGCTCAGTTATCATTCCAACTTTGGTGACACCCGCCTCTCTTATCTGCGCCAACACCTGTGCAACAAAACCGTATTGTATCGTCTCGTCGGCCCTCAGGAATGCCTCTTTGTTGGGGCGTGTCTGAAAAATATGCTCCAATTTGTTTCTGAAAGAGGCCATATCAGTTTCGAAGTCATCAATATATACTTTGTTGTCGGTGGTAACAGTAATGATCAGGCGCTCGTCTTCGCCAGGTATCACTTTTGCCTCAGTCTTGGGAAGATTCACATCCATCCCATGTTTCATCATAGGAGCGGTCACCATAAAGATGATCAAAAGAACCAACATCACGTCCACAAGGGGAGTGACGTTGATGTCGCTCATAAATTTCTTGTTGCTGCTTGCGATCACGGCTTCTCTACTATAACTCCTGAGATTTTCTTGCTGCTTCACGATCGAGAATATTGAGGAAATCAAGTGTGAAGTTATCCATTTCAGCTTCGCGTAATCCGACTTTACTATTGAAATAATTAAAGAAAATGACAGCGGGAATCGCCGCGGCTAAGCCGGCGGCCGTCGCCACGAGAGCTTCTGATATGCCGGGAGCCACCACGGCCAGACTCGCCGAACCCCGAAGCCCGATGCTCCTGAAAGAGGCCATAATCCCCCATACCGTACCGAATAGACCTATGAAAGGAGTGGCGTTGCCCGTTGTCGCCAGAAAGCTCAGGGACCGCGTGAGGATGGTCATCTGTGAAAGCTTGGCCCGGTACAAGGCTCTTCGCGTGTTTTCAATCCCCACTGAATCTATGTTCCTCGGAGAATCTCCCGCCCCTTCAACAGAGACGGGCGCCCTGCTCTGATCCTTTCTTACCTTGCTCAGTTCCGTAAAGCCGGTTCTGTAAAGCCCCGCGAGAGGACTCTTTTCCAGGTGGCGGCTTTCTTTGTATATGTGTCCGAGGCTTCCCCCTGCCCAGAAAAGCTCCAGGAAGATCTGGTCCTCGATCAATGCGCGCCTTAACGTCTTCGCTTTGAACAGTATAATGCCCCAGCTGATCACCGAAAACAACAGCAACAAGAACAGCACTAATTTGACCATCGGTCCGGCGTGGACTACCATCTGGAAGACATCTATATCCATCCCCCCATCAATCCCAGCCGAAGTTTGCAACACTGGATGAAATCCCATCATAGTACTCAGAACCCGGTTTGTGTGCGATCAGGGGCCTTCCGGTTTTCAGTATATCGATCG from Deltaproteobacteria bacterium carries:
- the tolA gene encoding cell envelope integrity protein TolA, whose amino-acid sequence is MKLSAQLYPELEKERILKWMIALSFGLHVVLFASILFLPGLQPSREPFTPAYTVDLVSMAGFKGELPGPKASAEKPIKTIVPLTKARKIAVASAPEPAVVDKPEAIPILKPKDVSKAKVKPAPAIDNVDDAVEKLQKEKEARAKVEKQTVEKQKAEKQTVSREKELQKALQDISAKVQSRTEAVVDEGAEQGAEQGEEGNGGLGTADVGLRLQIYKTNIWNKVRSNWSYPDIMSGGFGPEALVMVKVQRDGSIVGFRLVKPSGDQLFDQSVLRAVQHSNPFPPFPDGYVKSYEEIELRFSLADLRRG
- the tolR gene encoding protein TolR, whose product is MSDINVTPLVDVMLVLLIIFMVTAPMMKHGMDVNLPKTEAKVIPGEDERLIITVTTDNKVYIDDFETDMASFRNKLEHIFQTRPNKEAFLRADETIQYGFVAQVLAQIREAGVTKVGMITEPYTTKKK
- a CDS encoding MotA/TolQ/ExbB proton channel family protein, translating into MDIDVFQMVVHAGPMVKLVLFLLLLFSVISWGIILFKAKTLRRALIEDQIFLELFWAGGSLGHIYKESRHLEKSPLAGLYRTGFTELSKVRKDQSRAPVSVEGAGDSPRNIDSVGIENTRRALYRAKLSQMTILTRSLSFLATTGNATPFIGLFGTVWGIMASFRSIGLRGSASLAVVAPGISEALVATAAGLAAAIPAVIFFNYFNSKVGLREAEMDNFTLDFLNILDREAARKSQEL